From the Xiphophorus maculatus strain JP 163 A chromosome 20, X_maculatus-5.0-male, whole genome shotgun sequence genome, one window contains:
- the kif21b gene encoding kinesin-like protein KIF21B isoform X6 gives MASQSDCCVKVALRIRPQMAKEKIEGCHVCTLVTPGEPQVLLGKDKAFTYDFVFDIDSEQQHIYQTCVYKLIEGCFEGYNATVFAYGQTGSGKTYTMGTGFDVNPSLQEQGIIPRAVHHLFEGIQSRRDRAQEIGIQAPEFKVSAQFLELYNEEILDLFDGSRDPENRSRKSNIRIHEDANGSIYTTGVTSRLVQSEDELLQCLKLGALSRTTASTQMNAQSSRSHAIFTIHLCQMRVFQQQQMNGGEENGEVNGVDSSPIAQPEYETLMAKFHFVDLAGSERLKRTGATGERAREGISINCGLLALGNVISALGDQTKKAGHVPYRDSKLTRLLQDSLGGNSHTVMIACVSPSDRDFMETLNTLKYANRARNIKNKVVVNQDKTSQQINALRAEVARLQMELMEYKAGKRVAGEDGAEGYSDLYQENAMLQRENDSLRLRVKAMQETIDHLNTRVTHLLANEVSTLLTKSSEGNEEIGTLIQNYIREVEELRSKLLESEAMNESLRRQVARLSSRSSFPASALSPAPGHPPGSSPISMSMEAEMTDVLRRAKLDIERLKKKERRQRRLSPELEKGLKKRVKLHTQENGENRRSGENGQNGEIDSDDNYTEDIMSPLQEESGCEEDEGEDEEEGREEEDDFDSDESLVDSDSDSDEKANFQADLADLTCEIEIKQKLIDELENSQRRLLMLKLQYEEKLILLQNKIRDTQLERDRVLQNLMSMENYTEEKASKIRQEYEKRLKEMNRDLLKLQAAQKEHARLLKNQGRYERELKKLQTEVNEMKKAKVVLMKQMKEEQQRRRMVEAKRNREIAQLKKEQRRQEYQIRALESQKRQQELVLRRKTQEVTALRRMAKPMSDRVAGRVARWNQTPPVTDSGADLSASTAASSSEAETARTVSGLVRQWNNKNNAYGYMAESEGSMDGTRVISRKKLQRKPVGLGSTAPAGRANNFSKSARLKWQTLERRIMDIVMQRMTISNVEADMDRLIKKREELTMQQEALSHKREILMADGEGPEAEDRLLQEVNEEIEVLNANIDYINDSLSDCQATIVQIEETKDELDSVDTSVVISSCSLAEARHLLDHFLKASIDKSLQVAQREAQVRLLEGQLRQTDVIGSSHNHMILDALREKAECIPELQALIHNVQQENGYASTDEEPSEFSQASDSSVSQMKESNSQDDFKVKMEPRLSAQMKAVSAEYLGPILDPSSSSKQQHITKSLASLTDIQEDGLSLIPGSLALSVPLRDPFHRERASRTISLPVRGHTFPRQSRGYDTSPITRRKSYDRSYRPTDVYTPPSSPPLRTRNDRNVFSRLTSNQAQGSALDKGVINPIGGVKGGRTAPLQCVSVAEGHSKPVLCVDATDELLFTGSKDRTCKMWNLVTGQEIATLKGHPNNVVSVKYCPSSGLVFSVSTSYIKVWDIRDSAKCIRTLTSSGQVVTGDACAGTTTRTITFAQGECQINQIALNPLGSVLYAAAGNIVRMWDLNRMQATGKLSGHIGSVMCLTVGQSLLGKDQVITGSKDHYVKIFDVAEGTLGNVGPAHNFEPPHYDGIECLAVQGDVLFSGSRDNGIKKWELEQQELTQQIPNAHKDWVCALAYVPGRPMLLSACRGGMLKVWNVENFTPIGEVRGHDSPINAICTNSRHIFTASSDKTVKIWLSKVWRKR, from the exons GATTCGTCCTCAGATGGCCAAGGAGAAGATCGAGGGCTGTCACGTGTGCACGCTGGTCACACCTGGAGAACCGCAGGTCCTACTGGGAAAGGACAAGGCCTTCACATACGACTTTGTGTTCGATATTGACTCAGAGCAGCAGCACATCTACCAGACCTGTGTGTACAAGCTCATCGAGGGCTGCTTCGAAGGCTACAACGCAACCGTGTTTGCTTATGGACAG acGGGCTCAGGGAAGACCTACACCATGGGGACGGGTTTTGATGTGAATCCGAGCCTGCAGGAGCAGGGCATCATCCCACGGGCCGTTCACCACCTGTTTGAGGGCATCCAGAGCAGGAGGGATCGAGCCCAGGAGATCGGCATCCAGGCACCAGAGTTTAAAGTCAGCGCCCAGTTTTTGGAG TTGTACAATGAGGAGATCCTGGACTTGTTTGACGGAAGTAGAGATCCAGAGAATCGCAGCAGGAAGTCCAACATCAGAATCCACGAGGACGCCAACGGCAGCATCTACACCACAGGAGTCACTTCCAGACTGGTGCAGTCAGAGGACGAG ctgctgcagtgCCTGAAGCTTGGGGCTCTGTCCCGTACCACAGCCAGCACACAGATGAACGCACAAAGCTCCCGCTCACATGCCATCTTCACCATCCATCTCTGTCAGATGAGGGTctttcagcagcagcaaatg AATGGAGGAGAAGAGAATGGCGAAGTGAACGGCGTAGACTCCTCCCCCATCGCCCAGCCGGAGTACGAGACCCTGATGGCCAAGTTTCACTTCGTGGACCTGGCCGGCTCAGAAAGGCTCAAACGCACGGGGGCCACTGGAGAAAGGGCCCGAGAGGGAATCTCTATTAACTGTGGACTG CTGGCTCTTGGAAATGTAATCAGCGCTTTAGGTGATCAGACTAAGAAAGCCGGACACGTCCCATATAGAGACTCCAAACTTACCCGACTGTTGCAAGACTCGCTGGGAGGCAACAG CCACACAGTCATGATTGCCTGCGTCAGCCCGTCGGACCGGGACTTCATGGAGACGCTGAACACACTGAAGTACGCCAACCGTGCCCGAAACATCAAGAACAAGGTGGTGGTGAACCAAGACAAGACCAGCCAGCAGATCAACGCCCTACGTGCGGAGGTGGCCCGACTCCAGATGGAGCTGATGGAGTACAAGGCG GGTAAGCGTGTGGCAGGTGAGGATGGGGCTGAAGGCTACAGCGATCTGTACCAGGAGAACGCCatgctgcagagagaaaacGACTCGCTGCGCCTGAGAGTAAAGGCCATGCAGGAAACCATCGATCATCTCAACACACGGGTGACACATCTGCTGGCCAATGAGGTCAGCACTCTGCTCACCAAGTCAA GTGAAGGCAATGAGGAGATTGGAACGCTAATACAGAACTACATCCGAGAAGTTGAAGAACTCAG ATCCAAACTCCTTGAGAGCGAGGCCATGAATGAGTCACTACGTCGACAGGTGGCACGGCTCTCCTCTCGTTCCTCGTTTCCAGCCTCCGCTCTAAGCCCAGCCCCTGGCCATCCCCCTGGCTCTTCCCCTATATCCATGTCCATGGAGGCCGAGATGACAGATGTTCTGCGGCGCGCCAAGTTGGACATCGAGCGGCTGAAGAAGAAGGAAAGACGGCAGAGAAGGCTGAG CCCAGAGTTGGAGAAAGGTCTCAAGAAACGAGTAAAGCTGCACACTCAGGAAAACGGGGAGAATCGGCGAAGCGGCGAAAATGGACAGAATGGAGAGATCGATTCAGATGACAATTACACCGAG GATATCATGTCTCCGCTGCAGGAGGAGAGTGGCTGTGAGGAAGATGAAGgcgaagatgaggaggagggcagggaggaagaggatgatTTTGACAGTGACGAGAGCCTAGTGGATTCAGATTCTGACTCGGATGAGAAAG CCAACTTCCAGGCAGATCTTGCCGACCTAACCTGTGAGATTGAGATCAAGCAGAAGCTGATCGATGAGCTGGAGAACAGCCAGCGGCGGCTGCTgatgttaaagctgcagtacgaGGAGAAGCTCATCCTGCTGCAGAACAAGATCAGAGACACGCAGCTGGAGAGAGACCGCGTGCTGCAGAACCTCA TGTCCATGGAAAACTACACTGAGGAGAAGGCCAGCAAGATCAGGCAGGAGTACGAGAAGCGCCTCAAAGAAATGAACCGTGATCTGCTGAAGCTGCAGGCAGCGCAGAAGGAGCATGCACGTCTGCTCAAAAACCAGGGGAGGTACGAGCGGGAACTGAAGAAGCTCCAAACTGAAGTCAACGAGATGAAGAAAGCAAAG GTGGTGCTGATGAAGCAAATGAAAGAGGAGCAACAGAGAAGGAGGATGGTGGAGGCAAAGAGGAATCGAGAGATTGCTCAGCTTAAGAAGGAGCAGCGGCGACAGGAG TACCAGATTCGGGCGCTGGAGTCTCAAAAGAGGCAGCAGGAGCTGGTGCTGCGCAGGAAGACCCAGGAAGTGACGGCCCTGCGGCGCATGGCCAAGCCCATGTCGGACCGCGTGGCGGGTCGAGTTGCCCGCTGGAACCAGACGCCTCCAGTTACGGACTCCGGAGCTGATTTGTCGGCCAGCACAGCGGCAAGCAGCTCCGAGGCAGAGACTGCGAGGACCGTGAGCGGGCTGGTGCGCCAGTGGAACAACAAGAACAACGCGTATGGATACATGGCGGAGAGCGAGGGGAGTATGGATGGAACACGGGTGATTAG CAGgaagaagctgcagaggaagccAGTGGGCCTGGGCAGCACCGCACCTGCAGGCAGAGCCAACAACTTCTCCAAGTCTGCCCGTCTAAAGTGGCAAACCCTTGAGCGTCGCATCATGGACATCGTCATGCAGAGAATGACCATCTCCAACGTGGAAGCAGACATGGATCGCCTTATCAAG AAACGAGAAGAGCTGACAATGCAGCAGGAAGCTCTCTCACATAAAAGGGAGATACTGATGGCCGACGGAGAGGGGCCAGAGGCGGAGGACCGCCTCCTTCAGGAAGTTAACGAGGAGATCGAGGTGCTGAATGCCAACATAGACTACATCAATGACAGTCTGTCGGACTGCCAGGCCACCATCGTGCAGATAGAGGAGACCAAG gaTGAACTGGACTCGGTGGATACCTCAGTGGTGATCAGCTCCTGTTCCCTGGCTGAAGCACGCCACCTGCTGGATCACTTCCTGAAGGCTTCCATTGATAAG AGCTTACAGGTGGCTCAGAGGGAGGCGCAGGTACGACTGCTCGAGGGTCAGCTGAGGCAGACTGATGTGATCGGCTCGTCTCACAATCACATGATCCTCGACGCGCTGCGAGAAAAAGCAGAGTGCATCCCTGAGCTCCAGGCTCTCATCCACAACGTCCAGCAAG aaaatggtTACGCCAGCACGGACGAGGAGCCCTCTGAGTTCAGCCAAGCCTCTGACAGCAG TGTTTCACAGATGAAGGAATCCAACAGCCAGGATGACTTTAAAGTAAAG ATGGAGCCTCGCCTCTCGGCCCAGATGAAGGCGGTGTCTGCGGAGTACCTCGGTCCCATCCTGGATCCCTCATCAAGCAGCAAGCAGCAGCACATCACTAAGTCCCTAGCCTCACTGACTGACATCCAGGAGGATGGCTTAAGTCTCATTCCAGGAAGTCTGGCACTGAGCGTTCCCCTCCGGGACCCTTTTCACAGGGAACGAGCGTCCCGCACAATCAGCCTTCCTGTCAGAGGACACACTTT TCCCAGGCAGTCTCGAGGTTATGACACTTCCCCCATTACAAGAAGGAAATCTTACGACCGTTCGTACAG GCCCACTGATGTCTACACTCCCCCCTCCTCACCTCCTTTAAGGACAAGGAATGATCGCAACGTCTTCTCCAGACTGACCAGCAACCAAGCGCAAGGTTCTGCTCTGGACAA GGGTGTGATCAATCCCATTGGAGGTGTAAAGGGGGGTCGGACAGCACCCCTCCAGTGTGTCTCTGTTGCCGAGGGCCACTCGAAGCCGGTTCTGTGTGTGGACGCTACAGATGAGCTGCTTTTCACTGGATCTaaag ATCGCACCTGTAAGATGTGGAATCTAGTCACAGGTCAGGAGATTGCCACCCTCAAAGGGCACCCAAACAACGTGGTGTCGGTAAAATATTGTCCCTCTTCTGGTCTGGTCTTCAGCGTCTCCACCTCATACATCAAGGTGTGGGACATCCGTGACTCTGCAAAGTGCATACGCACACTCAC GTCATCAGGGCAGGTAGTTACAGGAGACGCGTGCGCTGGCACAACCACCCGGACAATCACCTTTGCTCAGGGCGAGTGTCAGATCAACCAGATAGCGCTCAACCCATTAGGATCTGTGCTCTATGCTGCTGCTGGAAATATTGTTCGGATGTGGGACCTTAACAG GATGCAGGCAACAGGCAAACTCTCAGGTCACATCGGTTCTGTCATGTGTCTGACAGTGGGACAGTCTCTGCTGGGCAAAGACCAGGTCATCACTGGCTCCAAAGACCATTACGTCAAG ATATTTGATGTGGCAGAAGGAACTCTGGGTAATGTGGGTCCCGCTCATAACTTTGAGCCTCCGCACTATGACGGCATTGAATGTTTGGCCGTGCAGGGAGACGTGCTGTTCAGCGGCTCGCGAGACAACGGTATCAAGAAGTGGGAGCTGGAGCAGCAGGAGCTCACAcag CAAATCCCGAATGCCCACAAGGACTGGGTGTGCGCTCTGGCCTATGTACCCGGCCGGCCCATGTTGCTGAGCGCCTGTCGGGGTGGCATGCTCAAGGTGTGGAATGTGGAAAACTTTACGCCCATaggagaggtcagaggtcatgacAGCCCCATTAATGCCATATGCACCAACTCCAGGCATATCTTTACAGCCTCCAG CGACAAGACAGTGAAGATCTGGCTGTCAAAGGTGTGGAGGAAGAGGTGA
- the kif21b gene encoding kinesin-like protein KIF21B isoform X5, with protein sequence MASQSDCCVKVALRIRPQMAKEKIEGCHVCTLVTPGEPQVLLGKDKAFTYDFVFDIDSEQQHIYQTCVYKLIEGCFEGYNATVFAYGQTGSGKTYTMGTGFDVNPSLQEQGIIPRAVHHLFEGIQSRRDRAQEIGIQAPEFKVSAQFLELYNEEILDLFDGSRDPENRSRKSNIRIHEDANGSIYTTGVTSRLVQSEDELLQCLKLGALSRTTASTQMNAQSSRSHAIFTIHLCQMRVFQQQQMNGGEENGEVNGVDSSPIAQPEYETLMAKFHFVDLAGSERLKRTGATGERAREGISINCGLLALGNVISALGDQTKKAGHVPYRDSKLTRLLQDSLGGNSHTVMIACVSPSDRDFMETLNTLKYANRARNIKNKVVVNQDKTSQQINALRAEVARLQMELMEYKAGKRVAGEDGAEGYSDLYQENAMLQRENDSLRLRVKAMQETIDHLNTRVTHLLANEVSTLLTKSSEGNEEIGTLIQNYIREVEELRSKLLESEAMNESLRRQVARLSSRSSFPASALSPAPGHPPGSSPISMSMEAEMTDVLRRAKLDIERLKKKERRQRRLSPELEKGLKKRVKLHTQENGENRRSGENGQNGEIDSDDNYTEDIMSPLQEESGCEEDEGEDEEEGREEEDDFDSDESLVDSDSDSDEKANFQADLADLTCEIEIKQKLIDELENSQRRLLMLKLQYEEKLILLQNKIRDTQLERDRVLQNLMSMENYTEEKASKIRQEYEKRLKEMNRDLLKLQAAQKEHARLLKNQGRYERELKKLQTEVNEMKKAKVVLMKQMKEEQQRRRMVEAKRNREIAQLKKEQRRQEYQIRALESQKRQQELVLRRKTQEVTALRRMAKPMSDRVAGRVARWNQTPPVTDSGADLSASTAASSSEAETARTVSGLVRQWNNKNNAYGYMAESEGSMDGTRVISRKKLQRKPVGLGSTAPAGRANNFSKSARLKWQTLERRIMDIVMQRMTISNVEADMDRLIKKREELTMQQEALSHKREILMADGEGPEAEDRLLQEVNEEIEVLNANIDYINDSLSDCQATIVQIEETKDELDSVDTSVVISSCSLAEARHLLDHFLKASIDKSLQVAQREAQVRLLEGQLRQTDVIGSSHNHMILDALREKAECIPELQALIHNVQQENGYASTDEEPSEFSQASDSSVSQMKESNSQDDFKVKMEPRLSAQMKAVSAEYLGPILDPSSSSKQQHITKSLASLTDIQEDGLSLIPGSLALSVPLRDPFHRERASRTISLPVRGHTFPRQSRGYDTSPITRRKSYDRSYRPTDVYTPPSSPPLRTRNDRNVFSRLTSNQAQGSALDKSDDSDSSLSEVLRGVINPIGGVKGGRTAPLQCVSVAEGHSKPVLCVDATDELLFTGSKDRTCKMWNLVTGQEIATLKGHPNNVVSVKYCPSSGLVFSVSTSYIKVWDIRDSAKCIRTLTSSGQVVTGDACAGTTTRTITFAQGECQINQIALNPLGSVLYAAAGNIVRMWDLNRMQATGKLSGHIGSVMCLTVGQSLLGKDQVITGSKDHYVKIFDVAEGTLGNVGPAHNFEPPHYDGIECLAVQGDVLFSGSRDNGIKKWELEQQELTQQIPNAHKDWVCALAYVPGRPMLLSACRGGMLKVWNVENFTPIGEVRGHDSPINAICTNSRHIFTASSDKTVKIWLSKVWRKR encoded by the exons GATTCGTCCTCAGATGGCCAAGGAGAAGATCGAGGGCTGTCACGTGTGCACGCTGGTCACACCTGGAGAACCGCAGGTCCTACTGGGAAAGGACAAGGCCTTCACATACGACTTTGTGTTCGATATTGACTCAGAGCAGCAGCACATCTACCAGACCTGTGTGTACAAGCTCATCGAGGGCTGCTTCGAAGGCTACAACGCAACCGTGTTTGCTTATGGACAG acGGGCTCAGGGAAGACCTACACCATGGGGACGGGTTTTGATGTGAATCCGAGCCTGCAGGAGCAGGGCATCATCCCACGGGCCGTTCACCACCTGTTTGAGGGCATCCAGAGCAGGAGGGATCGAGCCCAGGAGATCGGCATCCAGGCACCAGAGTTTAAAGTCAGCGCCCAGTTTTTGGAG TTGTACAATGAGGAGATCCTGGACTTGTTTGACGGAAGTAGAGATCCAGAGAATCGCAGCAGGAAGTCCAACATCAGAATCCACGAGGACGCCAACGGCAGCATCTACACCACAGGAGTCACTTCCAGACTGGTGCAGTCAGAGGACGAG ctgctgcagtgCCTGAAGCTTGGGGCTCTGTCCCGTACCACAGCCAGCACACAGATGAACGCACAAAGCTCCCGCTCACATGCCATCTTCACCATCCATCTCTGTCAGATGAGGGTctttcagcagcagcaaatg AATGGAGGAGAAGAGAATGGCGAAGTGAACGGCGTAGACTCCTCCCCCATCGCCCAGCCGGAGTACGAGACCCTGATGGCCAAGTTTCACTTCGTGGACCTGGCCGGCTCAGAAAGGCTCAAACGCACGGGGGCCACTGGAGAAAGGGCCCGAGAGGGAATCTCTATTAACTGTGGACTG CTGGCTCTTGGAAATGTAATCAGCGCTTTAGGTGATCAGACTAAGAAAGCCGGACACGTCCCATATAGAGACTCCAAACTTACCCGACTGTTGCAAGACTCGCTGGGAGGCAACAG CCACACAGTCATGATTGCCTGCGTCAGCCCGTCGGACCGGGACTTCATGGAGACGCTGAACACACTGAAGTACGCCAACCGTGCCCGAAACATCAAGAACAAGGTGGTGGTGAACCAAGACAAGACCAGCCAGCAGATCAACGCCCTACGTGCGGAGGTGGCCCGACTCCAGATGGAGCTGATGGAGTACAAGGCG GGTAAGCGTGTGGCAGGTGAGGATGGGGCTGAAGGCTACAGCGATCTGTACCAGGAGAACGCCatgctgcagagagaaaacGACTCGCTGCGCCTGAGAGTAAAGGCCATGCAGGAAACCATCGATCATCTCAACACACGGGTGACACATCTGCTGGCCAATGAGGTCAGCACTCTGCTCACCAAGTCAA GTGAAGGCAATGAGGAGATTGGAACGCTAATACAGAACTACATCCGAGAAGTTGAAGAACTCAG ATCCAAACTCCTTGAGAGCGAGGCCATGAATGAGTCACTACGTCGACAGGTGGCACGGCTCTCCTCTCGTTCCTCGTTTCCAGCCTCCGCTCTAAGCCCAGCCCCTGGCCATCCCCCTGGCTCTTCCCCTATATCCATGTCCATGGAGGCCGAGATGACAGATGTTCTGCGGCGCGCCAAGTTGGACATCGAGCGGCTGAAGAAGAAGGAAAGACGGCAGAGAAGGCTGAG CCCAGAGTTGGAGAAAGGTCTCAAGAAACGAGTAAAGCTGCACACTCAGGAAAACGGGGAGAATCGGCGAAGCGGCGAAAATGGACAGAATGGAGAGATCGATTCAGATGACAATTACACCGAG GATATCATGTCTCCGCTGCAGGAGGAGAGTGGCTGTGAGGAAGATGAAGgcgaagatgaggaggagggcagggaggaagaggatgatTTTGACAGTGACGAGAGCCTAGTGGATTCAGATTCTGACTCGGATGAGAAAG CCAACTTCCAGGCAGATCTTGCCGACCTAACCTGTGAGATTGAGATCAAGCAGAAGCTGATCGATGAGCTGGAGAACAGCCAGCGGCGGCTGCTgatgttaaagctgcagtacgaGGAGAAGCTCATCCTGCTGCAGAACAAGATCAGAGACACGCAGCTGGAGAGAGACCGCGTGCTGCAGAACCTCA TGTCCATGGAAAACTACACTGAGGAGAAGGCCAGCAAGATCAGGCAGGAGTACGAGAAGCGCCTCAAAGAAATGAACCGTGATCTGCTGAAGCTGCAGGCAGCGCAGAAGGAGCATGCACGTCTGCTCAAAAACCAGGGGAGGTACGAGCGGGAACTGAAGAAGCTCCAAACTGAAGTCAACGAGATGAAGAAAGCAAAG GTGGTGCTGATGAAGCAAATGAAAGAGGAGCAACAGAGAAGGAGGATGGTGGAGGCAAAGAGGAATCGAGAGATTGCTCAGCTTAAGAAGGAGCAGCGGCGACAGGAG TACCAGATTCGGGCGCTGGAGTCTCAAAAGAGGCAGCAGGAGCTGGTGCTGCGCAGGAAGACCCAGGAAGTGACGGCCCTGCGGCGCATGGCCAAGCCCATGTCGGACCGCGTGGCGGGTCGAGTTGCCCGCTGGAACCAGACGCCTCCAGTTACGGACTCCGGAGCTGATTTGTCGGCCAGCACAGCGGCAAGCAGCTCCGAGGCAGAGACTGCGAGGACCGTGAGCGGGCTGGTGCGCCAGTGGAACAACAAGAACAACGCGTATGGATACATGGCGGAGAGCGAGGGGAGTATGGATGGAACACGGGTGATTAG CAGgaagaagctgcagaggaagccAGTGGGCCTGGGCAGCACCGCACCTGCAGGCAGAGCCAACAACTTCTCCAAGTCTGCCCGTCTAAAGTGGCAAACCCTTGAGCGTCGCATCATGGACATCGTCATGCAGAGAATGACCATCTCCAACGTGGAAGCAGACATGGATCGCCTTATCAAG AAACGAGAAGAGCTGACAATGCAGCAGGAAGCTCTCTCACATAAAAGGGAGATACTGATGGCCGACGGAGAGGGGCCAGAGGCGGAGGACCGCCTCCTTCAGGAAGTTAACGAGGAGATCGAGGTGCTGAATGCCAACATAGACTACATCAATGACAGTCTGTCGGACTGCCAGGCCACCATCGTGCAGATAGAGGAGACCAAG gaTGAACTGGACTCGGTGGATACCTCAGTGGTGATCAGCTCCTGTTCCCTGGCTGAAGCACGCCACCTGCTGGATCACTTCCTGAAGGCTTCCATTGATAAG AGCTTACAGGTGGCTCAGAGGGAGGCGCAGGTACGACTGCTCGAGGGTCAGCTGAGGCAGACTGATGTGATCGGCTCGTCTCACAATCACATGATCCTCGACGCGCTGCGAGAAAAAGCAGAGTGCATCCCTGAGCTCCAGGCTCTCATCCACAACGTCCAGCAAG aaaatggtTACGCCAGCACGGACGAGGAGCCCTCTGAGTTCAGCCAAGCCTCTGACAGCAG TGTTTCACAGATGAAGGAATCCAACAGCCAGGATGACTTTAAAGTAAAG ATGGAGCCTCGCCTCTCGGCCCAGATGAAGGCGGTGTCTGCGGAGTACCTCGGTCCCATCCTGGATCCCTCATCAAGCAGCAAGCAGCAGCACATCACTAAGTCCCTAGCCTCACTGACTGACATCCAGGAGGATGGCTTAAGTCTCATTCCAGGAAGTCTGGCACTGAGCGTTCCCCTCCGGGACCCTTTTCACAGGGAACGAGCGTCCCGCACAATCAGCCTTCCTGTCAGAGGACACACTTT TCCCAGGCAGTCTCGAGGTTATGACACTTCCCCCATTACAAGAAGGAAATCTTACGACCGTTCGTACAG GCCCACTGATGTCTACACTCCCCCCTCCTCACCTCCTTTAAGGACAAGGAATGATCGCAACGTCTTCTCCAGACTGACCAGCAACCAAGCGCAAGGTTCTGCTCTGGACAA GTCGGATGACAGCGACTCCTCGCTCTCCGAGGTGCTCAG GGGTGTGATCAATCCCATTGGAGGTGTAAAGGGGGGTCGGACAGCACCCCTCCAGTGTGTCTCTGTTGCCGAGGGCCACTCGAAGCCGGTTCTGTGTGTGGACGCTACAGATGAGCTGCTTTTCACTGGATCTaaag ATCGCACCTGTAAGATGTGGAATCTAGTCACAGGTCAGGAGATTGCCACCCTCAAAGGGCACCCAAACAACGTGGTGTCGGTAAAATATTGTCCCTCTTCTGGTCTGGTCTTCAGCGTCTCCACCTCATACATCAAGGTGTGGGACATCCGTGACTCTGCAAAGTGCATACGCACACTCAC GTCATCAGGGCAGGTAGTTACAGGAGACGCGTGCGCTGGCACAACCACCCGGACAATCACCTTTGCTCAGGGCGAGTGTCAGATCAACCAGATAGCGCTCAACCCATTAGGATCTGTGCTCTATGCTGCTGCTGGAAATATTGTTCGGATGTGGGACCTTAACAG GATGCAGGCAACAGGCAAACTCTCAGGTCACATCGGTTCTGTCATGTGTCTGACAGTGGGACAGTCTCTGCTGGGCAAAGACCAGGTCATCACTGGCTCCAAAGACCATTACGTCAAG ATATTTGATGTGGCAGAAGGAACTCTGGGTAATGTGGGTCCCGCTCATAACTTTGAGCCTCCGCACTATGACGGCATTGAATGTTTGGCCGTGCAGGGAGACGTGCTGTTCAGCGGCTCGCGAGACAACGGTATCAAGAAGTGGGAGCTGGAGCAGCAGGAGCTCACAcag CAAATCCCGAATGCCCACAAGGACTGGGTGTGCGCTCTGGCCTATGTACCCGGCCGGCCCATGTTGCTGAGCGCCTGTCGGGGTGGCATGCTCAAGGTGTGGAATGTGGAAAACTTTACGCCCATaggagaggtcagaggtcatgacAGCCCCATTAATGCCATATGCACCAACTCCAGGCATATCTTTACAGCCTCCAG CGACAAGACAGTGAAGATCTGGCTGTCAAAGGTGTGGAGGAAGAGGTGA